A region of Trypanosoma brucei brucei TREU927 chromosome 1, complete sequence DNA encodes the following proteins:
- a CDS encoding hypothetical protein, conserved (unlikely gene; low complexity composition) has protein sequence MCVCVCVPPFRFCVKPFELFGRVRQTFRSLIPSVFVIPFSFFFFGGGPVRVCVYAKSHWFSLGLIFFSFFPSVPFFSFWFIVLYLCVCVCLLQTYACVSLSLSLCGLCVSVFNMYFFFTPLFVHLRVNSVFYLSFFHFLTSFLSPSPCPFSCIHARGIKCTHVHICTNNDNTKTNDVVGLVPTSSSPRTFSKNQRLKRLCGFSAREWEGKL, from the coding sequence atgtgtgtgtgtgtgtgtgttccccctttccgATTTTGTGTTAAACCCTTCGAGCTGTTTGGACGTGTCAGACAAACGTTCCGCTCGCTTATTCCATCGGTCTTCGTGAtcccattttccttttttttttttggggggggacCAGTACGCGTGTGCGTTTACGCTAAATCACATTGGTTTTCCTTGGGTTtgatcttcttttccttcttcccttctgtcccatttttttctttttggtttatCGTATTGTacttatgtgtttgtgtgtgcctaCTACAAACGTATGCGtgcgtctctctctctctctctctctgtgggTTGTGTGTTTCCGTGTTCAACAtgtacttctttttcacccCATTATTCGTGCATCTGCGTGTCAATTCTGTATTttacctttccttctttcactttcttacttcttttctctctccatCTCCCTGCCCATTTTCATGTATTCATGCGCGTGGTATAAAATGTACACATGTGCATATATGCACAAACAATGACAATACGAAAACAAATGATGTAGTGGGACTGGTACCCACATCATCCTCCCCTCGAACTTTTTCAAAAAACCAGAGGTTGAAACGGTTGTGTGGGTTCAGCGCGCGTGAGTGGGAAGGTAAACTGTAA
- a CDS encoding hypothetical protein, unlikely (GPI-Anchor Signal predicted for Tb927.1.4460 by DGPI v2.04 with cleavage site probability 0.51600003 near 40): MLVLVLALRVYLFGHMRAPNAKLFFVAVDFFYFVAFPVCSVAYGGEELCTCSDSLTLALSIVLVRQEQVL, encoded by the coding sequence ATGCTGGTGTTGGTGCTTGCGTTGCGCGTCTATCTCTTTGGCCACATGCGCGCACCAAATGCGAAACTCTTTTTTGTCGCtgtagattttttttatttcgttgcTTTCCCCGTCTGCTCCGTTGCTTATGGAGGGGAAGAGCTGTGTACTTGCTCCGACTCGTTAACCCTAGCCCTCTCCATTGTCCTTGTTCGGCAGGAGCAGGTTTTGTAG
- a CDS encoding acetyltransferase, putative, which translates to MTSAYRIRDAAPADAGIMVRMLMSLASETENVELDEGEVRRGVTTLFEQGSLGRLYVAEEVPKGDTNIKGPSDGNRSSPQIVGVMTVTYEWSDWRGKLFLWIQSVYIIPSKRKQGIFQKFYDHLIRIMAEDPKYCGLRLAVNSKNEKAIRAYKQVGMKREKYQLMGRMKSKY; encoded by the coding sequence ATGACTTCCGCGTACCGCATTCGTGACGCCGCCCCTGCTGACGCTGGGATTATGGTTCGGATGCTCATGTCTCTGGCTTCCGAGACGGAAAACGTGGAGCTTGACGAGGGCGAAGTTCGCCGGGGCGTCACAACTCTGTTCGAGCAAGGGAGCCTCGGTCGACTTTATGTTGCCGAAGAGGTCCCGAAAGGTGACACGAACATCAAAGGGCCATCCGATGGCAACCGGTCCTCTCCACAAATTGTTGGAGTGATGACCGTAACTTATGAATGGTCCGATTGGCGCGGCAAACTGTTCCTTTGGATTCAATCCGTCTACATTATTCCTTCGAAGCGCAAACAGGGTATTTTTCAAAAGTTTTATGATCATTTAATACGCATCATGGCTGAGGACCCCAAATACTGCGGATTGCGTTTGGCCGTAAATAGTAAGAACGAAAAAGCAATCAGGGCGTACAAGCAAGTGGGaatgaagagggagaaatacCAGTTGATGGGTCGCATGAAAAGCAAATATTGA
- a CDS encoding hypothetical protein, unlikely (unlikely gene predicted by glimmer), with amino-acid sequence MYSFLLYIILFLLLLCAVLISESCSYLVLTTVETKTFASM; translated from the coding sequence ATGTATTCCTTCCTCTtgtatattatattatttttgttattattgtgtgCTGTATTAATCAGTGAAAGCTGCAGTTATTTGGTGCTAACAACGGTGGAGACAAAGACTTTCGCGTCGATGTGA
- a CDS encoding hypothetical protein, conserved (weak similarity to ATP synthase a chain (EC 3.6.3.14) (ATPase protein 6). (Swiss-Prot:P24499) (Trypanosoma brucei brucei;)), with protein sequence MFVFICRDFVSFFPFLSLFIPFFLFLLFHFECPYVSKCFLLIEDCPWQFLSYHFIFLSLVLFVLYHFSFRFILYHFSFRFILYHFSFRFIYYFILLSFHLLFYFTFVSIFVSAAHTHTHTHPALPVA encoded by the coding sequence atgtttgtttttatatgccgtgactttgtttcttttttcccctttttatctctttttatccctttctttctttttttactttttcattttgaatGCCCTTATGTAAGTAAATGCTTCTTACTAATAGAGGATTGTCCTTGGCAATTTCTCTcttatcattttattttcctctcccttgttcttttcgttttatatcatttttcatttcgtttcattttatatcatttttcatttcgtttcattttatatcatttttcatttcgtttcatttactattttattttactttcgtttcatttactattttattttacttttgtttctatttttgtttccgctgctcacacacacacacacacacaccctgcTCTTCCAGTTGCATGA
- a CDS encoding hypothetical protein, unlikely (unlikely gene predicted by glimmer) produces MLWTACPHWLDCSFFPPFFYITLCFFFSFSTPFLCRLHFARLH; encoded by the coding sequence ATGCTGTGGACGGCGTGTCCCCACTGGTTGGACTGtagtttcttccctccctttttttatattacgttatgtttttttttttcattttccactccctttctttgccGTTTGCACTTTGCTCGCTTGCATTAA
- a CDS encoding hypothetical protein, conserved (weak similarity to ATP synthase a chain (EC 3.6.3.14) (ATPase protein 6). (Swiss-Prot:P24499) (Trypanosoma brucei brucei;)) yields the protein MFVFICRDFVSFFPFLSLFIPFFLFLLFHFECPYVSKCFLLIEDCPWQFLSYHFIFLSLVLFVLYHFSFRFILYHFSFRFILYHFSFRFIYYFILLSFHLLFYFTFVSIFVSAAHTHTHTHTLLFQLHDIITH from the coding sequence atgtttgtttttatatgccgtgactttgtttcttttttcccctttttatctctttttatccctttctttctttttttactttttcattttgaatGCCCTTATGTAAGTAAATGCTTCTTACTAATAGAGGATTGTCCTTGGCAATTTCTCTcttatcattttattttcctctcccttgttcttttcgttttatatcatttttcatttcgtttcattttatatcatttttcatttcgtttcattttatatcatttttcatttcgtttcatttactattttattttactttcgtttcatttactattttattttacttttgtttctatttttgtttccgctgctcacacacacacacacacacacaccctgcTCTTCCAGTTGCATGACATCATTACACACTAA